The following are from one region of the Carnobacterium gallinarum DSM 4847 genome:
- a CDS encoding undecaprenyl-phosphate alpha-N-acetylglucosaminyl 1-phosphate transferase, which translates to MFHIVVMLVGTMILSLILTPLVRKLAFKIGATDKPDARRVNKKEMPTIGGLAIYLAFFIAMFFFLPIPFQQTLPLFLGATVIIITGIIDDIKELSPKMKLVGIIIAALIIYFVAGIRMDMLTIPFLGTFNLGVLSLPVTLIWILAITNAVNLIDGLDGLATGVSIIALSTMGVIGYFFLTVGNITIPIMIFALVAALVGFLPYNFYPAKIFLGDTGALFLGFMISVMSLQGLKNVTFISVIIPVVILGVPITDTIYAMLRRKLNNQPISSADKMHLHHRLMALGLTHRQTVLAIYSLAIIFSFTALLYKVSTLWGSVVLTIGLLFGLELFVELIGLVGENHQPLLSRFKKFAKKNNQEENNGK; encoded by the coding sequence ATGTTTCATATTGTCGTGATGTTAGTTGGAACGATGATTTTATCTTTAATTTTGACTCCATTGGTTAGAAAATTAGCCTTTAAAATTGGAGCAACAGATAAGCCTGATGCAAGACGCGTAAATAAAAAAGAAATGCCAACAATTGGTGGATTAGCTATTTATTTAGCCTTTTTTATTGCCATGTTCTTTTTCTTACCAATTCCTTTCCAACAAACGTTACCTTTGTTTTTAGGAGCGACTGTGATTATTATTACAGGGATTATTGATGATATTAAAGAGCTTAGCCCAAAAATGAAATTAGTTGGAATTATTATTGCCGCTTTGATTATTTATTTTGTGGCAGGTATTCGAATGGATATGCTTACAATTCCGTTCCTAGGGACCTTTAATTTAGGCGTGCTTAGTTTACCAGTAACGTTAATTTGGATTCTAGCAATTACGAATGCGGTAAATTTAATTGATGGTTTAGACGGTCTAGCTACGGGAGTATCTATTATTGCATTATCAACAATGGGCGTTATTGGTTATTTCTTTTTAACGGTTGGTAATATAACCATTCCAATTATGATTTTTGCACTTGTTGCGGCTTTAGTTGGTTTTTTACCTTATAACTTTTATCCGGCTAAAATTTTCTTAGGAGATACAGGTGCTTTATTTTTAGGCTTTATGATCTCAGTAATGTCTTTACAAGGGTTAAAAAATGTAACCTTTATTTCGGTTATTATTCCAGTAGTTATCTTAGGAGTACCTATTACAGATACAATCTATGCAATGTTGCGTCGGAAATTAAATAATCAACCAATTTCTAGTGCAGATAAAATGCATTTACACCATCGCTTAATGGCATTGGGATTGACACATCGTCAAACAGTTCTAGCTATCTATAGTTTAGCGATTATTTTTTCTTTTACAGCGTTGTTGTATAAAGTTTCAACGTTATGGGGTTCAGTTGTATTAACAATTGGTTTACTATTTGGATTAGAGCTTTTTGTTGAGTTGATTGGATTAGTTGGTGAAAATCATCAACCATTGTTGTCTCGTTTTAAAAAGTTTGCAAAGAAAAACAATCAAGAGGAAAACAATGGAAAATAA
- a CDS encoding DegV family protein produces MKIAVITDSTAYLTQEQYQKNSIFMLPLSVIIGEEVFREEIDITANEFYEKVRGMKALPTSSQPATGEIVTLLERLAKDYDAVISVHLSSKISGTYQNVAAAASMVDGIEVYPYDSGISCSAQGYFALEAARLAKHGASPEEILADFDEMQSTLRAYFMVDDLNHLVRGGRLSNGAAIVGSMLKIKPILHFEDKEIVVFEKIRSSKKALKRIEGLLEEDVKKGYPIVATIIHANAEEEALKWKKQMEKKMPNTRFELSYFGPVIGTHLGEGSLGLAWIEDRIKSHPL; encoded by the coding sequence TTGAAAATTGCAGTTATAACCGATAGTACTGCCTATTTAACTCAAGAACAATATCAAAAGAATTCAATTTTTATGTTGCCCCTTTCTGTAATTATTGGCGAAGAGGTATTTCGTGAAGAAATCGATATTACTGCGAACGAGTTTTATGAAAAAGTCAGAGGCATGAAAGCTTTACCTACAAGTTCTCAACCAGCAACAGGTGAGATTGTGACTCTATTAGAACGTTTGGCTAAAGATTATGATGCCGTTATTAGTGTTCATTTATCAAGTAAAATTAGTGGAACTTATCAAAACGTTGCGGCAGCCGCTTCTATGGTAGACGGTATTGAGGTCTATCCTTATGATTCTGGGATCAGTTGTTCCGCGCAAGGTTATTTTGCACTTGAAGCTGCAAGATTAGCAAAACATGGAGCATCACCAGAAGAAATTCTAGCTGACTTCGATGAAATGCAATCAACTTTACGAGCCTATTTTATGGTAGATGATTTAAATCACTTAGTTCGTGGTGGAAGACTTTCTAATGGTGCGGCCATAGTAGGATCTATGTTAAAAATTAAACCCATTCTTCATTTTGAAGACAAAGAAATTGTTGTATTTGAAAAAATTCGTTCTTCTAAAAAAGCGTTGAAGCGTATCGAAGGATTATTAGAAGAAGATGTTAAAAAAGGCTACCCAATCGTAGCGACGATTATCCATGCCAATGCTGAAGAAGAAGCTTTAAAATGGAAAAAACAAATGGAAAAGAAAATGCCGAATACTCGATTTGAACTAAGTTACTTTGGCCCAGTTATTGGAACACATCTTGGCGAAGGTTCATTAGGCTTAGCTTGGATTGAAGATCGTATCAAATCACACCCACTATAA
- the hpf gene encoding ribosome hibernation-promoting factor, HPF/YfiA family, producing the protein MFKYNVRGENIEVTEAIRDYVEKKVGKLERYFSDVPDATAHVNLKVYSDKTAKVEVTVPLPYLVLRAEETSPDLYASVDLVVDKLERQMRKYKTKINRKSREKGFDFVVPNQVELDTATGELDIVRTKRVSLKPMDSEEAALQMDMLGHNFFIFEDAETNGISIVYRRKDGKYGLIETN; encoded by the coding sequence ATGTTTAAATATAATGTCCGTGGCGAAAATATTGAGGTAACAGAGGCAATCCGTGATTACGTTGAGAAAAAAGTTGGAAAATTGGAAAGATACTTTAGTGATGTACCAGATGCAACAGCGCATGTTAACTTAAAAGTTTATTCTGATAAAACAGCTAAAGTGGAAGTAACAGTTCCGCTTCCTTATTTAGTCTTACGTGCAGAAGAAACCTCACCTGATTTATATGCAAGTGTTGATTTAGTTGTAGATAAACTAGAAAGACAAATGCGTAAATACAAAACTAAAATTAATCGCAAATCTCGTGAAAAAGGTTTTGATTTTGTTGTACCAAACCAAGTTGAATTGGATACAGCAACAGGCGAATTAGACATTGTAAGAACAAAACGTGTTTCATTGAAACCAATGGATAGTGAAGAAGCTGCTTTACAAATGGATATGCTAGGACATAATTTCTTTATCTTTGAAGATGCTGAAACAAATGGAATTAGTATTGTTTATCGTCGTAAAGATGGAAAGTATGGTTTGATTGAAACAAACTAA
- a CDS encoding glucosamine-6-phosphate deaminase, whose translation MKIIIVKDSVEGGQKAFEFIQSGMEKGAKVLGLATGSTPVTLYQEMVKSDLDFSDMTSVNLDEYVGLSGDDTQSYRYFMNEQLFNKKPFKETFVPNGLADAEVECPHYDEIIATHPVDIQILGIGGNAHIGFNEPGTPFDSTTHKVALTEATIEANKRFFDKAEDVPRFAYSMGIQSIMGAKEIILMAYGENKAEAIKATVEGEITEEVPSSILQKHDNVVLIIDEAAAKLLKK comes from the coding sequence ATGAAAATTATTATCGTAAAAGATTCAGTAGAAGGCGGACAAAAAGCTTTTGAATTTATTCAATCAGGTATGGAAAAAGGCGCTAAAGTATTAGGTTTAGCAACAGGAAGCACACCTGTTACCTTGTATCAAGAAATGGTGAAGAGTGACTTAGATTTTTCAGATATGACCTCAGTTAACTTAGATGAATATGTGGGCTTAAGTGGCGATGATACTCAAAGCTACCGTTATTTCATGAATGAACAATTATTTAATAAAAAACCTTTTAAAGAAACATTTGTACCAAACGGCTTAGCTGATGCAGAAGTTGAATGCCCTCACTACGATGAGATTATTGCAACACACCCTGTTGATATCCAAATTCTTGGAATTGGTGGCAATGCGCATATTGGCTTTAACGAACCTGGTACGCCATTTGATTCAACCACTCATAAAGTAGCCTTAACAGAAGCAACAATCGAAGCAAATAAACGTTTCTTTGATAAAGCGGAAGATGTACCACGCTTTGCATATTCAATGGGAATTCAATCAATTATGGGTGCTAAAGAAATTATTTTAATGGCTTATGGTGAAAATAAAGCAGAAGCAATCAAAGCAACTGTTGAAGGTGAGATTACAGAAGAAGTTCCTTCAAGTATCTTACAAAAACATGATAATGTTGTCTTAATCATTGATGAAGCTGCTGCTAAACTGTTAAAAAAATAG
- the nagA gene encoding N-acetylglucosamine-6-phosphate deacetylase: MSTKVLKHATIYTGEGKIENGFVRFNQEILAVGEMKDFKDEPNDEIIDATGKIIVPGFIDVHSHGGYGWDAMDGNADEIDAMVKDMQKEGITSYFATTMTQSHENILNAMKAIKEAAKKNPVIQGIHLEGPFINKALKGAQPEEYIEVPNVELFNEWNEASGDLIRLVTYAPENSDASAFEEYCVEHNIVPSIGHSNATRAQLMDSKASHITHLYNAQRGLHHREPGVTGHAFLEENIYTEMIVDGYHIHPDMVRLAYMVKGPERIELITDSMRAKGMPEGESELGGQKVIVKDKQARLETGNLAGSVLEYQDAFRNMMAFTGCGIEDVVKMTSVNQAREFGLAQKGAISVGKDADMVVFDHELELQETISFGSIIKR; the protein is encoded by the coding sequence ATGAGTACAAAAGTGTTAAAACATGCAACAATTTATACAGGCGAAGGAAAGATTGAGAACGGATTTGTACGATTTAATCAAGAAATTTTGGCAGTTGGTGAAATGAAAGATTTTAAAGACGAGCCAAATGACGAAATTATTGATGCAACTGGTAAAATTATTGTTCCTGGATTTATTGATGTTCACAGCCATGGTGGTTACGGTTGGGATGCAATGGATGGCAATGCTGACGAAATTGATGCAATGGTTAAAGATATGCAAAAAGAAGGAATTACTTCTTACTTTGCAACAACCATGACACAGTCTCATGAAAATATTTTAAATGCAATGAAAGCTATTAAAGAAGCTGCTAAAAAAAATCCAGTTATTCAAGGGATTCATTTAGAAGGACCATTTATTAATAAAGCTCTTAAAGGAGCACAACCAGAAGAATATATTGAAGTTCCAAATGTTGAATTGTTTAACGAATGGAATGAAGCCAGTGGTGATTTAATTCGCTTGGTGACCTATGCACCAGAGAATAGTGATGCAAGTGCTTTTGAAGAATACTGTGTTGAACATAATATTGTCCCTTCAATTGGTCATAGTAACGCAACACGTGCTCAATTAATGGATTCAAAAGCTTCACACATTACACATTTATATAACGCACAACGTGGTTTGCATCATCGTGAACCAGGTGTGACAGGACATGCCTTTTTAGAAGAAAATATTTACACTGAAATGATTGTTGATGGTTATCACATTCACCCAGATATGGTGAGATTGGCTTATATGGTGAAAGGCCCAGAACGGATCGAATTAATTACAGATTCAATGCGCGCTAAGGGAATGCCAGAAGGCGAAAGTGAATTAGGTGGACAAAAAGTTATTGTTAAAGATAAACAAGCTCGTCTAGAAACTGGAAATTTAGCAGGAAGTGTTTTAGAATATCAAGATGCTTTCCGTAATATGATGGCTTTCACAGGTTGTGGAATTGAAGATGTCGTGAAAATGACTTCTGTCAATCAAGCAAGAGAATTTGGTTTAGCTCAAAAAGGAGCTATTTCAGTTGGAAAAGATGCGGATATGGTTGTCTTTGATCATGAATTAGAACTTCAAGAAACAATTAGTTTTGGATCAATTATTAAAAGATAA
- a CDS encoding YigZ family protein, translated as MLDHYLTIAKDGNYEIEIKKSRFICHLKRITTETEAQEFIQTIKKEHWKANHNCAAYVIGDQNQIQRALDDGEPSGTAGVPMLEVLKKQNLRDVVAVVTRYFGGTKLGAGGLIRAYGKSVSQTLHEIGIVERSLQQEIHLEVAYTASGRLENFLETSAYTIKDILYTENVSFVCYALEKQTEFFQLEVTNLLNGQVTFKLGNKSYQEKLIQLES; from the coding sequence ATGCTGGATCATTACTTAACGATTGCAAAAGATGGCAATTATGAAATTGAAATTAAAAAATCTCGTTTTATTTGCCATTTAAAGCGAATTACCACTGAGACTGAGGCACAAGAATTTATTCAAACTATCAAAAAAGAACATTGGAAAGCGAATCATAACTGTGCTGCCTATGTAATAGGTGATCAAAATCAAATTCAACGTGCTCTTGATGATGGAGAGCCAAGCGGAACTGCCGGTGTTCCAATGTTAGAAGTATTAAAAAAACAAAATTTAAGAGATGTAGTCGCTGTAGTTACTCGTTACTTTGGTGGAACAAAATTAGGCGCTGGTGGTTTGATTCGCGCTTATGGTAAGAGTGTTAGCCAAACATTACATGAAATCGGAATTGTAGAACGATCGTTACAGCAAGAAATCCATCTTGAGGTCGCTTATACAGCTTCTGGAAGGTTAGAAAATTTTCTGGAAACGTCTGCCTATACAATTAAAGATATCCTTTACACGGAGAATGTTTCATTTGTTTGTTATGCATTAGAAAAGCAAACAGAGTTTTTTCAATTAGAAGTGACTAATCTATTAAATGGACAAGTTACTTTTAAACTCGGAAATAAAAGCTATCAAGAAAAACTAATTCAATTGGAATCTTAA
- a CDS encoding ComF family protein produces MKRTCLLCSKYLVEEINFSSLFSLSKVQQECLCTECRLKFISLDKSACCTGCGRVWLETWCTDCQRWHQSNPDIPLAHSALYEYNDWMKEWMEQFKFKGDYRLANVFSIEIKKQFTGKQLKNLLIVPIPISFESYQLRGFNQVEALLDFAGIPYHSLLENQNLEKKQSTKNRQERLRMEQPFILKDSHSFDLAKYADKSVVLVDDVYTTGRTILHAKKLILELGLTLEKSLSIAR; encoded by the coding sequence TTGAAACGAACTTGTTTATTATGTAGTAAATATTTAGTTGAAGAAATTAATTTTAGTTCGTTGTTCTCATTAAGTAAAGTTCAACAGGAATGTCTTTGTACAGAGTGTCGATTGAAATTTATTTCTTTAGATAAGTCAGCTTGCTGTACAGGCTGTGGTAGAGTCTGGCTAGAGACGTGGTGTACAGATTGTCAGCGTTGGCACCAATCAAATCCAGATATACCACTAGCACACTCAGCGTTATATGAGTACAATGATTGGATGAAAGAGTGGATGGAGCAATTCAAATTTAAAGGGGATTATCGATTAGCAAACGTTTTCTCCATAGAAATAAAAAAGCAATTTACTGGCAAGCAACTAAAAAACTTACTAATTGTTCCAATTCCAATTAGTTTTGAGAGTTACCAACTTAGAGGATTTAATCAAGTCGAGGCTCTATTAGACTTTGCAGGAATACCTTATCACTCTTTATTAGAAAATCAGAATTTAGAGAAAAAGCAGTCCACTAAAAATCGCCAAGAACGATTGCGTATGGAACAGCCTTTTATTCTGAAAGATAGTCATTCTTTTGATTTAGCCAAGTATGCAGATAAGTCAGTTGTACTGGTAGATGATGTCTATACGACGGGACGAACAATATTGCACGCAAAAAAGCTGATTTTAGAGTTAGGATTAACCTTAGAAAAGAGCTTGTCTATTGCTCGCTAG
- a CDS encoding LCP family protein: MKKNKQPIKQGVSKKNKNYNKLILTILVPILVLVLAGVTYGAKLYAEAKKTVDNSYYELDRDKISGSKADGVKVNPIEDTISILVMGIDDDSARQLGSARTDALIYLTINPKEHKINMVSIPRDSYVDIISKEYNGKDKINAAYAFGEEQATIETVEKFLNVPINYYVTFNFDSFLEIVDALGGIDVDVPVSFTDTNTLGNGEVTLEKGKQLLNGEQALALARTRHIDNDIKRGERQQLILQAIVNKAMNVGSITKYSDVINATGKNMRTNLKFNEMLSIAQTGLDGKYTFNSYVFDWTDFEITQSGTQVSMVEVYQDSVDFISHRFRVSLGLDSPDDSDAADYQFVTNGYSKYKSLDTSNYNQ; encoded by the coding sequence GTGAAAAAAAACAAACAGCCGATTAAGCAAGGTGTTTCAAAGAAAAATAAAAATTATAACAAATTGATTTTAACCATTTTAGTTCCTATTTTAGTTCTAGTTCTAGCAGGTGTTACTTATGGAGCTAAGCTTTATGCAGAAGCTAAAAAAACGGTTGATAACTCTTATTATGAACTAGACAGAGATAAAATATCTGGTTCCAAGGCTGATGGTGTTAAGGTAAATCCAATTGAAGACACTATCTCAATCTTAGTAATGGGAATTGATGACGACTCCGCTCGCCAACTAGGTAGTGCTAGAACAGATGCCTTAATTTATTTAACCATAAATCCTAAAGAACATAAAATAAATATGGTCAGTATCCCTCGCGATAGCTATGTGGATATTATCTCTAAAGAATACAATGGCAAAGATAAAATTAATGCTGCATACGCATTTGGTGAGGAACAAGCAACGATTGAAACCGTTGAAAAATTCTTAAATGTACCAATTAATTATTATGTAACATTTAACTTTGATTCCTTCTTAGAAATTGTCGATGCACTTGGTGGAATTGATGTTGATGTTCCAGTCAGTTTTACTGACACCAATACTCTAGGAAATGGTGAAGTGACACTTGAAAAAGGGAAACAATTGTTAAATGGAGAACAAGCACTAGCCTTAGCTAGAACCCGTCATATTGATAATGATATTAAACGTGGTGAACGACAACAACTGATTCTTCAAGCTATTGTAAACAAAGCCATGAATGTAGGATCTATTACTAAATATTCTGACGTTATCAATGCCACTGGTAAAAATATGCGAACTAATTTGAAATTTAACGAAATGCTATCTATTGCTCAAACAGGATTAGATGGAAAATATACGTTTAATTCTTATGTATTTGATTGGACTGATTTTGAAATTACTCAATCTGGAACTCAAGTAAGCATGGTAGAAGTATATCAAGATAGTGTTGATTTTATTAGTCATCGTTTCCGAGTATCTCTTGGATTAGATAGCCCTGATGACAGTGATGCAGCAGATTATCAATTTGTTACAAATGGATACAGTAAATATAAATCATTAGATACAAGCAACTATAATCAATAA
- a CDS encoding DEAD/DEAH box helicase encodes MQKNQLLGRELLKTEFAFECHHDYDSKIQIRKAFFKEGTKTYCNRCGAFKRELRVKAPCLCGDTCFYCLNCLNMGRIRKCSQLYFLPEENNFSPLEEPILKWQGTLSTQQAMASREIIDTIRQKEIRLIWAVAGAGKTEMIFAGIESVLRTGGRVCVASPRVDVCLELAPRLQAAFPKVSSTLLYGDNEEVYRYTQLVIATTHQLLRFKEAFDLLIIDEIDAFPYTVDSTLALAAKKARKKKSSLIYLSATPSKKMQLAIKQHQLLASILPARYHGYPLPQPQSIWFGISPTSKQSKRKLIRHIQILFQKERRILLFMPTIKEMLVFEKELTSYFTEKKIVSVSSEDPKRKEKVLAMRHQKVDLLLTTTILERGVTFIDIDVLVYAAENRLFTTSALVQIAGRAGRHRDFPKGEVLFLHHGKSRSMKLATKQIMQMNILARKRGLLTH; translated from the coding sequence ATGCAGAAAAACCAACTATTAGGTCGTGAATTATTAAAAACTGAGTTTGCATTTGAGTGTCACCATGATTATGATAGTAAAATTCAAATAAGAAAAGCTTTTTTTAAAGAAGGAACAAAAACTTATTGCAATCGTTGTGGAGCTTTTAAAAGGGAGTTACGAGTTAAAGCACCTTGTTTATGTGGAGATACTTGTTTTTATTGTTTGAATTGTTTAAATATGGGAAGAATTCGTAAATGTAGCCAATTATATTTTTTACCAGAAGAAAATAACTTTAGTCCATTAGAGGAACCGATTTTAAAGTGGCAAGGGACGTTATCGACCCAACAAGCAATGGCGTCTAGAGAAATTATTGACACAATTAGACAAAAAGAAATACGGTTAATCTGGGCAGTTGCTGGTGCAGGGAAAACAGAGATGATATTTGCTGGAATTGAGTCAGTTTTAAGGACAGGTGGGCGGGTTTGTGTTGCCTCTCCAAGAGTAGATGTTTGTTTAGAGTTGGCCCCACGGTTACAAGCTGCTTTTCCTAAAGTATCCTCTACTTTGCTCTATGGAGATAATGAAGAAGTTTACCGATACACTCAACTAGTCATTGCGACAACACATCAGCTACTACGATTTAAAGAAGCTTTTGATTTACTAATTATTGATGAAATTGATGCATTTCCCTATACAGTAGATTCAACTTTAGCCTTGGCTGCGAAAAAAGCACGAAAAAAAAAGAGTAGTTTAATTTATTTATCAGCAACGCCATCAAAAAAAATGCAACTAGCAATTAAACAGCATCAGCTATTAGCTAGCATTTTGCCAGCGCGCTATCATGGATATCCTCTTCCTCAGCCACAATCTATTTGGTTTGGAATAAGTCCTACAAGTAAGCAATCAAAAAGAAAATTAATTCGTCACATTCAAATTTTATTTCAAAAAGAAAGGCGCATCTTATTGTTTATGCCGACTATTAAAGAGATGCTAGTATTTGAAAAAGAGCTAACTAGTTATTTTACAGAGAAAAAAATAGTTAGTGTATCGTCAGAAGATCCTAAACGAAAAGAAAAAGTTTTAGCTATGCGCCATCAAAAAGTAGATTTATTATTAACAACTACTATTTTAGAGAGAGGTGTTACATTTATTGATATTGATGTTTTAGTCTATGCAGCAGAAAATCGATTGTTTACAACTTCCGCTTTAGTACAAATAGCTGGGAGGGCTGGTCGACATCGGGATTTTCCAAAAGGAGAGGTTTTGTTTTTGCATCATGGGAAAAGTCGAAGCATGAAACTGGCAACCAAACAAATTATGCAGATGAATATACTAGCACGGAAACGAGGACTATTAACACATTGA
- a CDS encoding GntR family transcriptional regulator — translation MGANTPVYIQIHNQIRDEIEKGKWTVGDRIPSERELATQFSVSRMTLRQAVQTLVDEGILERKIGSGTFVASKKVQEKMLGIESFTDIMLSQDRKPTSKTISYHVKPASTSEAEKLQLDENQMVLRMERIRYADGIPICFEVATIPYIFIDGLSKSAVTRSLYKSLEQEKGFVIGRAEQTVSAMLASERISEYLDIKRSEAILRLKQISYFADGQPFEYVRTQYVGNRFEFYLEKNN, via the coding sequence ATGGGAGCAAACACACCTGTTTATATTCAAATCCATAATCAAATTCGGGATGAAATTGAAAAAGGAAAATGGACAGTAGGAGATCGAATTCCTTCTGAACGTGAATTAGCCACTCAATTCTCAGTTAGCCGAATGACTTTGCGTCAGGCTGTGCAAACATTGGTAGACGAAGGGATTCTTGAGCGGAAAATTGGCTCAGGAACCTTTGTCGCTAGTAAAAAGGTACAAGAAAAAATGCTGGGTATTGAAAGTTTTACTGATATTATGCTTTCACAAGATCGTAAACCAACAAGTAAAACGATTTCGTATCATGTGAAGCCAGCGAGTACAAGTGAAGCAGAAAAGCTTCAATTAGACGAAAATCAAATGGTTTTAAGAATGGAACGAATTCGTTATGCTGATGGTATCCCTATTTGTTTTGAAGTTGCAACAATTCCCTACATTTTTATTGATGGTTTAAGTAAATCAGCTGTTACTCGCTCTCTTTATAAGTCTTTGGAGCAAGAAAAAGGCTTTGTGATTGGACGAGCAGAACAAACGGTGTCAGCTATGTTGGCTTCAGAACGAATTTCTGAATACTTAGACATTAAACGTAGTGAAGCGATTTTGCGATTAAAGCAAATTAGTTACTTTGCAGATGGTCAACCATTTGAATATGTGCGAACTCAATACGTTGGCAATCGTTTTGAATTTTATTTAGAGAAAAATAATTAA
- a CDS encoding LCP family protein — MRSDKTNIKQKNKKKPEKIRNKKQNIPTSSRKVLSTKRKSSKLKHILIGIALVCLLGLISYAAYFAISANKAVESIQGDSIESTSAHPRPKPVALEKKEPFSVLLLGVDERPEDSGRSDSILVATVNPEKNSVKLISIPRDTLVNIPEHGNDKINAAFAYGGVNLAVQTVENFLNIPINYYAKINMQGMIGLVDAVGGINVDNKYAFDLDGVQLEVGNYDLSGREALQYARMRYQDPAGDFGRQLRQKEVINKIVQKSLSINSLANFNDIFSAVGDNVQTSFTGSELWELAKNYASTAKNIENLTLEGPDGYKYYIPSYGQDVYIWQPSPDSLQDISNQLREHLGLTAETITTIEIVIPSSSSSIEQQSTYSKEYYQEPESSYEPYVAPKQEPTWSAPANADTSEPDSTITDPIVPSEPPSISDSTTKVPETDTSTVESAPITN; from the coding sequence ATGAGATCTGATAAAACAAATATCAAACAGAAAAATAAGAAAAAACCTGAAAAAATAAGAAATAAAAAGCAAAACATACCAACATCTAGCAGGAAAGTACTTAGTACTAAAAGAAAATCTTCAAAACTAAAACACATTCTAATCGGAATTGCATTAGTTTGTCTTCTTGGATTAATATCCTATGCGGCATACTTTGCAATTTCTGCTAATAAAGCTGTTGAAAGTATTCAAGGTGATAGTATTGAATCAACTAGTGCACACCCTAGACCTAAACCTGTTGCTTTAGAGAAAAAAGAACCTTTTTCGGTATTACTGTTAGGTGTAGATGAACGTCCAGAAGATTCTGGTCGTAGTGATTCTATTTTAGTAGCAACTGTAAATCCTGAAAAAAATAGTGTTAAATTAATTTCAATTCCTCGTGATACTTTAGTAAATATACCTGAGCATGGCAATGATAAAATAAATGCAGCCTTTGCATACGGTGGAGTTAATCTTGCTGTTCAGACTGTTGAAAACTTCTTAAACATTCCAATTAATTATTATGCAAAAATAAATATGCAAGGTATGATTGGATTGGTTGATGCAGTTGGTGGAATTAATGTTGATAACAAATATGCATTTGATTTAGATGGCGTTCAACTTGAAGTTGGAAATTATGATCTTAGTGGTCGGGAAGCCTTACAATATGCTAGAATGCGTTATCAAGATCCTGCTGGTGATTTTGGTAGACAATTACGTCAAAAAGAAGTGATTAATAAAATCGTTCAAAAATCTCTCAGTATTAATAGTTTAGCTAATTTCAATGACATTTTTAGTGCTGTTGGTGATAATGTTCAAACTAGTTTTACAGGAAGTGAACTCTGGGAATTAGCTAAAAATTATGCAAGTACTGCAAAAAATATAGAAAATTTAACGTTAGAAGGACCTGATGGTTATAAATATTACATTCCTTCTTATGGGCAAGATGTCTATATTTGGCAACCTAGTCCAGACTCTCTTCAAGATATTTCCAACCAATTAAGAGAACATCTTGGACTAACAGCTGAAACTATTACAACAATTGAAATTGTTATACCATCAAGTAGCTCTTCAATTGAACAACAATCTACTTATAGTAAAGAGTATTATCAAGAACCAGAATCATCTTATGAACCCTATGTAGCACCTAAACAAGAACCTACCTGGAGTGCTCCAGCCAACGCAGATACTAGTGAACCAGATTCAACTATTACAGATCCAATAGTACCATCAGAACCACCTTCAATTTCAGATTCTACAACTAAAGTTCCCGAAACTGATACATCCACTGTAGAATCTGCCCCTATAACAAACTAA